From the Rhodoferax mekongensis genome, one window contains:
- the prmB gene encoding 50S ribosomal protein L3 N(5)-glutamine methyltransferase has product MNVKELVAQATAQLTEAGVSFGHGTTNAADEAAWLVLHALGLPLDTGLSDEDVESNRPVAPEEYARAATLLGARISTRKPAAYLTQEAWLQGVPFYVDERVIVPRSLIAELLVDGSIDYWLQESTHHVLDLCTGNGSLGILAAMVYPDVEVTGADISMDALAVARINVDKHQMQNRVKLLESDGLKAIPGVFDLVLCNPPYVNAKSMAALPAEYLAEPFIALDGNQAGGSGDGMDFIRTLLAELPPKLSEDGVLVLEIGNERAYFEAAFPGLEVVWLETSAGEDQVLLLTLDALARFQQH; this is encoded by the coding sequence ATGAATGTGAAAGAACTGGTCGCACAGGCCACCGCGCAACTCACAGAAGCTGGCGTGTCCTTCGGCCACGGCACCACCAACGCGGCGGACGAAGCCGCTTGGCTGGTACTGCACGCACTCGGCTTGCCGCTGGATACGGGCTTGTCAGACGAGGATGTAGAGTCAAATCGGCCTGTAGCGCCCGAGGAATATGCGCGAGCCGCTACGCTTTTGGGAGCACGCATCAGCACGCGCAAACCAGCGGCCTACCTGACCCAGGAGGCATGGCTGCAAGGTGTGCCGTTTTATGTAGACGAACGCGTCATTGTTCCGCGCTCCTTGATCGCAGAACTCTTGGTCGATGGCAGCATCGACTACTGGCTCCAAGAAAGCACCCATCACGTGCTGGACTTGTGTACGGGCAACGGCAGCTTGGGCATTCTGGCCGCCATGGTCTATCCGGACGTGGAAGTGACTGGTGCTGATATTTCGATGGACGCCTTGGCAGTTGCACGTATCAATGTGGATAAGCACCAAATGCAAAACCGGGTGAAATTGTTGGAGTCTGATGGCTTAAAGGCCATCCCCGGCGTCTTTGACCTGGTTCTGTGCAACCCGCCTTACGTGAATGCAAAGAGCATGGCCGCTCTGCCCGCCGAATATTTGGCGGAACCCTTTATTGCCCTCGACGGCAATCAGGCAGGCGGCAGCGGTGATGGCATGGATTTCATCCGGACCTTGCTCGCAGAGCTTCCGCCCAAGCTGTCGGAAGACGGCGTACTGGTGCTGGAAATCGGCAACGAGCGTGCATATTTCGAAGCGGCCTTTCCGGGGTTGGAAGTGGTGTGGTTAGAGACGAGTGCCGGTGAAGATCAGGTGCTGCTACTGACCCTAGACGCACTGGCACGTTTCCAGCAGCATTAA